ACCGGGGGATTCGGCCTGCACTACGGCGCCGAGCGGATCGGCGCCTCCGTCATCCCGGCCTCCAGCGGGAACACCGCGCGCCAGATCCAGATCATGAGGGATTTCAAGACGACGGCCCTCGTCTGCACCCCCTCCTACGCGATGCTCGTCGCCAACCGGATCCGGGAGATGGGGATCCCCGTGTCGGCCCTGTCGCTCAAGTACGGACTTTTCGGGGCCGAGCCGTGGTCGGAGGCGATGCGCCGGGAGATCCAGGACGCGCTGGGGATCGTCGCGACCGACAACTACGGCCTGTCCGAGGTGATGGGCCCCGGGGTCTCGGGAGAGTGCACCGAGCGGAAGGGGCTGCACATCCAGGAGGACCATTTCCTGGTCGAGGTGATCGACCCGGAAACGCTCGAGCCGGTCCCCGCGGGGAAGAAGGGGGAGCTCGTGATCACGACGCTCACCAAGGAGGCGTTCCCGATGATCCGGTACCGGACGCGGGACCTGACCCGTCTCGTCCCGGGGCCGTGCCCGTGCGGACGGACCGGGATCCGGATGAGCCGGGTGGCGGGACGCACGGACGACATGCTGATCATCCGCGGGGTGAACGTCTTCCCCTCGCAGATCGAGGCGCTGATCTTCGAGACGGAAGGGGCCGGGTCGCAGTACCAGGTCGTGATCGAACGGAAGGGGGCGCTCGACGAGGTCACGGTGCTGGTGGAGGCCGCCGGCGCGGTGCCGGCGGGAGCGGAACGCCGCGGAATCGCGCCGGAGGAGGCGATCCGGAAGCGGCTGGCGCACGAGCTCGGCATCGCGGTCGACGTGAAGCGGGTCGAGGGGATGTCGCTCGCCCGGTCGGACAGCGGGAAGGCGATCCGCGTGGTCGACAACAGGAAGCTGTGATGGCCACCTTCGCCAAGATACCTGCATTCGAACGCCGTCGCATCCGCTTCGGCTGCGTTCCACTCCCTCACCGTACTCTCAAGTACGCTTCGGTCGTGCGCCTTGCCGACGCGGCGCGCCGTCGTTCTCGGTGCGACGGTCTCTTGTCGAAGCTGACCATCACAGCTTCCCCTGTGATGACCGCGATGATGGTTCCGATATAATGGCGGTCATCCCGTTTCCCGATCGTTGCAGGGAATCCGGGGGTTGAAGGGAGGTGCCGTGGGGATCGGAACCTTGTACGTCGTCGCGACGCCGCTGGGGAACCTCGAGGACATCACGTTCCGGGCGGTGCGGATCCTGCGCGCGGTGCCGCTCATCGCGTGCGAGGACACGCGCCGGACGGTGAAGCTCCTCAACCGGTACGAGATCCGCACGCCGATGACGGTGTTCCACGACTACAACAAGGCGCGCGCCGGCGCGGCGATCCTCCGCCTCCTCAGGGAGGGGGAGAGCGTCGCGCTGGTGTCCGACGCCGGCACGCCGGGCATCTCGGACCCGGGGTACGAGCTGGTCCGAGACGCCGTCTCCGCCGGGATCCCGATCGAGGTGATCCCGAGACCTTCCGCCCTCGTGGCCGCTCTCGTGATCTCGCGCCTGCCCACCGA
The nucleotide sequence above comes from Deltaproteobacteria bacterium. Encoded proteins:
- the rsmI gene encoding 16S rRNA (cytidine(1402)-2'-O)-methyltransferase, translating into MGTLYVVATPLGNLEDITFRAVRILRAVPLIACEDTRRTVKLLNRYEIRTPMTVFHDYNKARAGAAILRLLREGESVALVSDAGTPGISDPGYELVRDAVSAGIPIEVIPRPSALVAALVISRLPTDHFVFEGFLPNRKERRRKALHALSGETRTMIFYESP
- a CDS encoding phenylacetate--CoA ligase produces the protein MYWEPDKECMDREELDQLRIERLQSTLNRVYAHVPFYRKKFDAMGISPEDIGSLSDISRLPFTTKDDVRANYPYGLFAVPLREVVRIHASSGTTGTSAVVGYTRNDIKTWSNLVARVLISGGVTKDDVVQICFGYGLFTGGFGLHYGAERIGASVIPASSGNTARQIQIMRDFKTTALVCTPSYAMLVANRIREMGIPVSALSLKYGLFGAEPWSEAMRREIQDALGIVATDNYGLSEVMGPGVSGECTERKGLHIQEDHFLVEVIDPETLEPVPAGKKGELVITTLTKEAFPMIRYRTRDLTRLVPGPCPCGRTGIRMSRVAGRTDDMLIIRGVNVFPSQIEALIFETEGAGSQYQVVIERKGALDEVTVLVEAAGAVPAGAERRGIAPEEAIRKRLAHELGIAVDVKRVEGMSLARSDSGKAIRVVDNRKL